Proteins from one Cicer arietinum cultivar CDC Frontier isolate Library 1 chromosome 3, Cicar.CDCFrontier_v2.0, whole genome shotgun sequence genomic window:
- the LOC105851815 gene encoding uncharacterized protein — translation MPFIGTRLTYRNQGMCRLLLNIIELTLSYLNVEMLVIPSASEVKETWISRFGFEPIDKITKLLMRNKNAVAFHGTDRLQKRIQRHNFCDTSLNFIEALNIDEITKQKVERPIVSESRVSVITEADEIIRKNDCAESSSNRKRRSSSKTVTNSEDCESEQASSKRAKLGLKETAQGNVGTDSISGVKTNDNFNGSRRRYCIRSENKRDLWKRMCVNPYL, via the exons ATGCCATTTATTGGGACACGTCTTACGTATCGAAATCAAGGAATGTGTCGCTTACTCCTCAATATCATTGAATTG ACACTAAGCTATTTAAATGTTGAGATGTTGGTCATACCTTCGGCCTCGGAAGTTAAAGAAACGTGGATTTCTCGTTTTGGATTTGAGCCAATCGACAAAATCACGAAATTGCTAATGAGGAATAAGAATGCAGTGGCATTCCATGGAACAGATAGGTTGCAAAAAAGGATACAAAGACATAACTTTTGTGATACAAGCCTCAATTTTATTGAAG CTCTCAACATTGATGAGATCACAAAACAGAAAGTGGAAAGGCCAATTGTAAGTGAGTCACGTGTTAGTGTTATAACTGAAGCTGATGAGATTATCAGAAAGAACGATTGTGCTGAAAGCTCTTCAAACAGGAAGCGAAGAAGTTCATCCAAAACAGTAACAAATTCTGAAGATTGTGAATCTGAACAAGCATCTTCAAAGCGTGCTAAGCTTGGTTTGAAAGAAACTGCACAGGGCAATGTTGGTACTGATTCTATTTCTG GTGTGAAAACAAACGATAACTTCAACGGGAGCCGCAGACGGTACTGTATTCGATCCGAAAATAAACGTGATCTATGGAAAAGGATGTGTGTCAACCCATACTTGTAA
- the LOC101510888 gene encoding transcription repressor OFP16-like has protein sequence MTTTILTTERRKRRRNNLKRLNQCFSTFIQPFTPTITSSLQQHQFHLNRPSHSTATSTSSIIVKNYNTLYHHHTTELEPEPKPADFATAFASNRFFFSSPGRSNSIVESTPPSSSTSFSSSSLIATAPAPADNTYKNNTIFNGSVAVPTYSPDPYVDFRRSMQEMVEARPELMNDVKSNWDTLHELLLSYLALNPKSTHKFILGAFSDLIVTLMSFSSSCSYPQPPHNSNHNGGGDGDCGC, from the coding sequence ATGACAACAACCATACTCACaacagaaagaagaaaaagaagaagaaacaatcTCAAACGACTCAACCAATGTTTCTCAACTTTCATACAACCTTTCACTCCTACAATCACTTCTTCCCTTCAACAACACCAATTTCATCTCAACCGTCCATCACATTCCACCGCTACCTCCACGTCATCAATCATCGTAAAAAATTACAACACTCTCTACCACCACCACACTACCGAACTTGAACCCGAACCCAAACCCGCTGACTTCGCCACCGCCTTCGCCTCTAACCGTTTCTTTTTCTCCTCCCCCGGTCGCTCCAACTCCATCGTCGAATCAACTCCACCCTCCTCCTCCACATCTTTTTCCTCGTCGTCGTTAATTGCCACCGCGCCGGCGCCGGCAGATAATACCTACAAAAACAACACGATTTTCAACGGAAGCGTTGCGGTACCGACATACTCGCCGGACCCTTACGTGGATTTCCGGCGATCGATGCAAGAGATGGTGGAAGCGCGTCCTGAATTGATGAACGACGTGAAGTCGAATTGGGACACATTGCATGAACTTCTTCTTAGCTATCTTGCGCTTAATCCAAAGAGCACACACAAATTCATTCTCGGTGCTTTTTCTGATCTTATCGTTACCCTCATGTCATTCTCTTCTTCTTGTTCTTATCCTCAGCCACCGCATAATTCCAACCATAACGGTGGCGGTGACGGTGACTGTGGGTGTTAA